In Pseudomonas rhizosphaerae, one DNA window encodes the following:
- a CDS encoding TMEM165/GDT1 family protein, which produces MLESLLVPTGLVALAEIGDKTQLLALILAARFRKPWPIIAGIVAATLANHAAAGAVGAWFSSFFSDAALHWILAASFAATALWTLIPDKIDDDEANTARRYGPFMTTLIAFFIAEIGDKTQVATVMLAAQYPHLLMVIIGTTLGMLIANVPVVLAGNFAADKLPLTLIRRLASGAFFILAFVAVYQAMKVSGWV; this is translated from the coding sequence ATGTTGGAATCCCTGCTTGTCCCTACCGGGCTGGTGGCCTTGGCCGAAATTGGCGACAAGACCCAGTTGCTCGCGCTGATCCTTGCGGCGCGCTTTCGCAAGCCCTGGCCGATCATCGCAGGCATCGTCGCTGCAACCCTGGCCAACCATGCGGCAGCCGGCGCAGTGGGTGCCTGGTTCAGCAGCTTCTTCTCGGACGCCGCATTGCACTGGATTCTCGCCGCAAGCTTTGCCGCCACCGCGCTGTGGACCTTGATACCGGACAAGATCGACGACGACGAGGCCAACACCGCTCGCCGCTACGGGCCGTTCATGACCACGCTGATTGCGTTCTTCATTGCCGAGATCGGCGACAAGACCCAGGTCGCGACGGTGATGCTGGCAGCGCAGTATCCGCATCTGCTGATGGTCATCATCGGCACCACGCTGGGCATGCTGATTGCCAACGTGCCGGTGGTGCTGGCGGGTAATTTCGCGGCCGACAAGCTGCCCTTGACGCTGATCCGCCGATTGGCCTCGGGGGCGTTTTTCATCCTGGCGTTCGTCGCCGTTTATCAGGCGATGAAGGTGAGCGGCTGGGTTTAG
- a CDS encoding M48 family metallopeptidase, whose protein sequence is MGKFFIPATLAVSVLLAGCQAVNTTSSGAVGVDRKQYMFSMLSTEEVNKMYAQSYQQTLTEASGKGVLDKTSAEAKRVQAIADRLIAQAPKLRPDSAQWQWEVNLIKSDELNANCGPGGKIIVYTGLIDKLKLSDDEIAAVMGHEIAHALREHGREAMSKAYGIQMARNGAGALLGLGEDSLKLADTVVNYSLTLPNSRGNENEADLFGLELSARAGFDPNAAITLWNKMTAAAGSNSPPEFMSTHPASASRISSLQAAIPKVMPLYEQAKKS, encoded by the coding sequence ATGGGCAAGTTCTTCATTCCGGCCACCTTGGCCGTCAGCGTCCTGCTGGCCGGTTGTCAGGCCGTCAACACCACTAGCTCCGGCGCCGTGGGTGTCGATCGCAAGCAATACATGTTCAGCATGTTGTCCACCGAAGAGGTGAACAAGATGTACGCACAGTCCTACCAGCAGACCTTGACCGAGGCCAGTGGCAAGGGCGTGCTCGACAAGACCAGCGCCGAGGCCAAGCGCGTGCAGGCGATCGCCGATCGACTGATCGCCCAGGCCCCCAAGCTGCGGCCGGATTCGGCGCAGTGGCAGTGGGAAGTGAACCTGATCAAGAGCGACGAACTCAACGCCAACTGCGGTCCCGGTGGCAAGATCATCGTCTACACCGGCCTGATCGACAAACTGAAGCTGAGCGACGACGAAATCGCCGCCGTGATGGGCCATGAAATTGCCCACGCCCTGCGCGAGCACGGTCGCGAAGCGATGTCCAAGGCCTATGGCATCCAGATGGCGCGCAACGGCGCAGGGGCCTTGCTGGGCCTTGGCGAAGACAGCCTGAAACTGGCCGACACCGTGGTCAATTACAGCCTGACCTTGCCCAACAGCCGCGGCAACGAGAACGAAGCCGACCTGTTCGGGCTGGAGCTGTCGGCGCGCGCGGGATTCGACCCCAACGCCGCCATTACCCTGTGGAACAAGATGACCGCGGCGGCAGGCAGTAACTCGCCACCGGAATTCATGAGCACCCACCCGGCGTCGGCGAGCCGGATATCGTCATTGCAGGCGGCGATCCCGAAAGTCATGCCGTTGTATGAGCAGGCGAAGAAGTCCTGA
- a CDS encoding class I SAM-dependent methyltransferase, with amino-acid sequence MDPRSEVLLRQANLFQGQLLLAGLPADDLFGQLPNAAGWCWHAGDQAALEARFEGRSHFGVNVPETLFEGAVLFLPKSRDLTSYLLNALAARLQGRELYLVGEKRGGIEGAAKLLHGFGKPRKLDSARHCQLWQVTVEQAPQAVELESLAQRYQLEIAGEPLTVVSLPGVFSHGRLDRGTELLLEHIDGLPRGHLLDFGCGAGVVGASLKRRYPDNQVTMLDVDAFATASSRLTLAANGLEACVITGDGIDAAPLHLDAIISNPPFHAGVHTNYHAAENLLEKSSQHLKKGGELRLVANSFLRYQPLIEGAFGRCQTLSEGRGFKIYRAVK; translated from the coding sequence ATGGACCCGCGCAGTGAAGTGCTGCTTCGTCAGGCCAATCTGTTTCAAGGCCAGCTGTTGCTGGCCGGGCTGCCGGCCGACGACCTCTTCGGCCAGTTGCCGAACGCCGCCGGCTGGTGCTGGCACGCAGGCGATCAGGCGGCGTTGGAGGCACGCTTCGAAGGCCGCAGCCATTTCGGGGTGAACGTTCCTGAAACTCTGTTCGAGGGCGCGGTTCTGTTCCTGCCCAAGTCCCGTGACCTGACCAGCTATCTGCTCAATGCCCTGGCCGCTCGCTTGCAAGGCCGCGAGCTATACCTGGTGGGCGAGAAGCGTGGCGGCATCGAGGGTGCGGCGAAGCTGCTGCATGGTTTCGGCAAGCCGCGCAAGCTGGACAGCGCACGCCATTGTCAGCTGTGGCAGGTGACGGTCGAACAGGCGCCACAGGCCGTGGAGCTGGAAAGCCTGGCCCAGCGTTATCAGCTCGAGATCGCCGGCGAGCCGTTGACCGTGGTCAGCCTGCCGGGTGTGTTCAGCCATGGCCGGCTGGACCGCGGCACCGAGCTGCTGCTCGAACACATCGACGGCCTGCCCCGCGGCCATCTGCTGGATTTCGGCTGCGGTGCCGGCGTGGTCGGCGCCAGTCTCAAGCGCCGCTACCCGGACAACCAGGTGACCATGCTCGATGTCGACGCTTTCGCTACGGCCAGCAGTCGCTTGACCCTGGCGGCCAACGGCCTGGAGGCGTGCGTCATCACCGGCGACGGTATCGACGCCGCGCCGCTGCATCTGGACGCGATCATCAGCAATCCACCGTTCCACGCAGGCGTGCACACCAACTACCATGCCGCTGAAAACTTGCTGGAAAAATCCAGCCAACATCTGAAAAAAGGTGGCGAACTGCGCTTGGTTGCCAACAGCTTCCTACGCTACCAGCCGCTGATCGAAGGGGCTTTCGGGCGTTGCCAGACGCTGTCCGAAGGCCGCGGTTTCAAGATTTATCGAGCCGTCAAATAG